From a region of the Pseudomonadota bacterium genome:
- the rpmG gene encoding 50S ribosomal protein L33: MAKSASDKIKLVSSAGTGHYYTTTKNKRNTPDKFEFKKYDPVVRKHVIYKEAKIK; this comes from the coding sequence ATGGCGAAGTCAGCAAGCGACAAGATCAAATTGGTCTCCTCGGCGGGAACCGGTCACTACTACACGACGACCAAGAACAAACGCAATACGCCTGACAAGTTCGAGTTCAAGAAGTACGACCCTGTCGTGCGCAAGCACGTGATCTACAAGGAAGCGAAGATCAAATAG
- a CDS encoding sensor domain-containing diguanylate cyclase, translating into MGNGGPSIIRNPTISLAGATRMLERRKTRKIIRAGVLGALGLALLALLTESFQAGPQAALMMVFGSLMSATLFWNVGHPARPASDLPYLHESGLAALPGGNPVPSPSDRDLEQAGDAVVRRLVPGAGRDTRSLLDLAHPEDRDAVRKALRRMVSGSDPQLAEQRFWVGQEGFRWVEWLVFLEGRSHRWQALVNDVTERRLREVTVKRGWQVLEQIHCAVITTDATGQITGWNRGAERMLGYPSGEVVGQPLDSLAAPEERRILHRRLSKIPSPKAPAVNLVVRLRHRYGGSVGVYLVIAPQSMEGGRAAGLICCAHALAKMGDAEQVLNVSGERYRSLVESARDIIFTLSLDGRITSLNPAFEEVTGWGREDWLGQSLIDLMHPEDATAARHQLSALALGKTPPRFTFRLRAQFGAWLTMEITASPMLSNAEAIGAFGIVRDITERIAADEALRESESRFRTVVEYAVDPIFVHDRNGQLIDVNHVACESLGYTREEMLSMNIRDIDQHCEDDAWAWKGLEQGRTITLETEYCRQDMSRFPVEVRMGLIELAGNEHVLAFSRDITERKLAERRLDHLAHHDMLTGLPNRLLFNDRLSQTLVKAQRSGSRVAICFLDLNHFKVVNDTLGHAVGDEVLKRSAQRLRESVRLGDTVARLGGDEFIILLEDVNGADDASLVAAKILSRFANPIVLGETRIRVGTSIGISVFPDDAGDADTLMRHADAAMYVAKQQGDNLYHCYSSTTDLIDQGELSLDH; encoded by the coding sequence ATGGGTAACGGTGGCCCGTCGATAATTCGCAATCCTACAATTTCACTAGCGGGTGCTACACGGATGTTGGAGCGCCGTAAAACAAGAAAAATCATCCGGGCGGGTGTGTTGGGGGCGTTGGGGCTCGCGCTGCTGGCCCTGCTGACGGAATCGTTTCAGGCAGGCCCGCAAGCCGCCCTGATGATGGTGTTCGGCTCGCTTATGAGCGCTACCCTGTTTTGGAATGTGGGACATCCCGCACGCCCGGCCAGCGATCTTCCCTACCTGCATGAGTCGGGTCTTGCCGCCCTCCCGGGTGGCAACCCGGTACCGTCGCCCTCCGATCGTGACCTGGAACAGGCGGGTGACGCCGTGGTCCGGCGCCTGGTACCAGGGGCGGGGCGCGATACGCGCTCCCTGCTCGATCTCGCCCACCCCGAGGATCGCGATGCCGTGCGCAAGGCGCTACGGCGTATGGTGAGCGGTAGCGATCCGCAGCTGGCTGAACAGCGCTTCTGGGTGGGTCAGGAGGGCTTCCGCTGGGTGGAGTGGCTGGTTTTTCTGGAAGGCCGTAGCCACCGTTGGCAGGCCCTGGTCAACGATGTGACCGAGCGTCGCCTGCGCGAAGTCACCGTAAAACGTGGCTGGCAAGTGCTGGAGCAGATCCATTGCGCGGTAATCACCACCGATGCCACAGGCCAGATCACTGGCTGGAACCGCGGGGCGGAGCGGATGCTGGGTTATCCCTCCGGCGAAGTGGTCGGGCAGCCCCTGGATTCACTTGCCGCGCCCGAGGAGCGGCGCATTCTCCACCGTCGCCTGTCGAAGATCCCTTCTCCCAAGGCGCCTGCGGTCAATCTGGTGGTGCGATTGCGCCATCGCTACGGGGGCTCGGTTGGCGTGTATCTGGTGATCGCCCCGCAAAGCATGGAGGGCGGCAGGGCCGCCGGTCTGATTTGCTGTGCCCATGCCCTGGCCAAGATGGGCGATGCCGAACAGGTGCTCAATGTCTCCGGCGAGCGTTACCGCAGCCTCGTGGAGAGCGCCAGGGATATCATCTTTACGCTTTCGCTGGATGGGCGCATCACCTCGTTGAATCCCGCTTTTGAGGAGGTGACGGGTTGGGGGCGTGAGGATTGGCTGGGGCAGTCGCTGATCGATCTGATGCATCCCGAGGATGCCACGGCCGCCAGGCATCAACTCTCGGCGCTGGCCCTGGGAAAAACGCCGCCACGTTTTACCTTTCGGCTGCGCGCGCAGTTCGGAGCCTGGCTCACCATGGAGATCACGGCCTCGCCCATGTTGAGCAATGCCGAGGCCATCGGGGCGTTCGGGATCGTGCGTGATATTACCGAGCGCATCGCTGCAGACGAAGCCCTGCGCGAGAGTGAATCGCGTTTTCGCACCGTGGTGGAGTACGCTGTCGATCCGATTTTTGTGCACGATCGCAACGGTCAGCTCATCGACGTCAATCATGTTGCCTGCGAGAGCCTCGGATACACACGCGAAGAGATGTTGAGCATGAACATTCGCGATATCGATCAACATTGTGAGGATGATGCCTGGGCGTGGAAAGGTCTGGAGCAGGGGCGCACCATCACCCTGGAAACCGAATACTGTCGCCAGGACATGAGCCGCTTTCCGGTGGAGGTACGGATGGGCCTCATCGAACTGGCGGGCAACGAGCATGTGCTGGCCTTCAGTCGTGATATCACCGAGCGCAAGCTCGCTGAGCGGCGGCTCGATCATCTGGCGCATCACGATATGCTGACGGGCCTGCCCAACCGACTGCTGTTCAATGATCGCCTCTCACAAACGCTTGTGAAGGCGCAACGCAGCGGATCGCGGGTCGCGATCTGTTTTCTCGACCTGAACCATTTCAAGGTGGTCAACGATACCCTCGGGCATGCGGTGGGTGATGAGGTGCTCAAGCGCAGCGCGCAACGCCTGCGTGAGTCCGTTCGTCTGGGTGATACGGTCGCGCGACTCGGCGGGGATGAGTTCATCATTTTGCTCGAAGACGTCAATGGGGCTGACGATGCCTCGCTGGTGGCGGCGAAGATATTGTCGCGCTTCGCCAATCCGATCGTCCTGGGCGAAACGCGTATTCGGGTGGGAACGAGTATCGGGATCAGCGTATTCCCCGATGATGCCGGCGATGCCGATACCCTTATGCGCCACGCTGATGCCGCGATGTACGTGGCCAAACAGCAGGGCGATAACCTGTACCACTGCTACTCTTCTACGACTGATCTGATCGATCAGGGTGAGTTGAGTCTCGATCACTGA
- a CDS encoding HIT family protein gives MAADCVFCRIVAGEIPCFKLHEDETTLAFMDINPANEGHALIIPKGHWANLFEVAPEALSATVLAAQRIALAVSEVLDPPGLNLLQCNGPAAAQSVQHFHLHVLPRQMDDALALNWGIKPGDMKAIGALAERIRSAVV, from the coding sequence ATGGCCGCCGATTGCGTTTTCTGCAGAATCGTTGCAGGCGAAATCCCCTGCTTCAAACTCCACGAGGACGAGACCACGCTGGCATTCATGGACATCAATCCCGCCAACGAGGGGCACGCGCTCATCATCCCCAAGGGGCATTGGGCCAATCTGTTTGAGGTTGCGCCCGAAGCGTTGAGCGCCACCGTGCTGGCAGCGCAGCGGATAGCCCTCGCCGTGTCAGAAGTGCTCGATCCGCCCGGCCTGAACCTTCTACAGTGCAATGGGCCTGCCGCAGCGCAATCGGTGCAGCATTTTCACCTGCATGTGCTGCCGCGGCAGATGGATGATGCGCTCGCGCTCAACTGGGGAATAAAGCCGGGGGATATGAAAGCGATCGGCGCGTTGGCCGAGCGTATCCGGAGTGCGGTCGTATAA
- a CDS encoding pyruvate, phosphate dikinase, with protein MTKWIYTFGDGSAEGRADMKNLLGGKGANLAEMCNLGLPVPPGFTITTEVCTAFYENDKQYPAELSEQLDAALLRIEEIVGARFNDPQNPLLLSVRSGARASMPGMMDTVLNLGLNDATVAGLAERSGDPRFAYDSYRRFIQMYSDVVLGVDHEHFEALLERRKRAKGVDLDTDLSADDWKELVVDYKATVQSILDREFPQDPHEQLRGAIGAVFGSWMNQRAITYRRLNGIPAHWGTAVNVQAMVFGNMGDDCATGVCFTRNPSTGDNHFYGEYLVNAQGEDVVAGIRTPQPLTIAEREAGDGDLPAMEEVMPGVFAELDAIRHKLEHHYRDMQDMEFTIQGGKLWMLQTRNGKRTARAALKIAIDLSNEGLLTREEAVQRIDPEQLNHLLHPTLDPKALRTVIGKGLPASPGAATGKIVFNAEDAEHWHEQGEKVILVRIETSPEDIGGMHVAQGILTTRGGMTSHAAVVARGMGTPCVAGAGSLKVDYETQTLRAGDTLVKQGEIITLDGSTGQVMLGEVEMTQPELTGDFGVLMEWVDAIRTLTVRTNAETPRDAAAARQFGAEGIGLCRTEHMFFDPQRIVHMRQMILSSTEQERRAALAHLLPYQRQDFLELFKIMEGLPVTIRLLDPPLHEFLPYKREEMEEVAASAGVDVEVLRSRAMDLHESNPMLGHRGCRLGVTYPEIYEMQARAIFEAAAEETKTGKPVVPEIMIPLVGTRKELQLLKEVIDDVAKEVIEETGIQIRYLVGTMIELPRAALLAGEIAECAEFFSFGTNDLTQTTFGLSRDDSGRFLQIYEERGVFEADPFVTLDQEGVGELIQIAAERGRATRSSLKLGICGEHGGDPASIHFCQKVGLDYVSCSPFRVPIARLAAAQATLAQSEGS; from the coding sequence ATGACGAAGTGGATCTACACCTTCGGGGACGGGAGTGCCGAAGGGCGCGCCGACATGAAGAATCTGCTCGGCGGCAAGGGTGCAAATCTCGCGGAGATGTGCAATCTGGGGCTGCCGGTTCCTCCTGGTTTCACTATCACCACCGAGGTCTGCACGGCCTTTTACGAGAATGACAAACAGTACCCCGCTGAGCTCAGCGAGCAACTCGACGCGGCGCTGCTGCGGATCGAGGAAATCGTCGGCGCCAGATTCAACGACCCGCAAAACCCGTTGCTGCTCTCGGTTCGCTCCGGTGCCCGCGCTTCGATGCCGGGGATGATGGACACGGTACTCAATCTTGGTCTCAACGACGCCACGGTCGCCGGACTCGCGGAGCGCTCCGGCGATCCACGCTTCGCCTACGACAGCTATCGCCGTTTCATCCAGATGTATTCCGACGTGGTGCTGGGCGTCGACCATGAGCACTTCGAGGCACTGCTGGAACGCCGTAAACGGGCCAAGGGCGTCGATCTGGATACCGATCTGAGCGCCGACGACTGGAAGGAGTTGGTGGTCGACTATAAGGCAACCGTCCAGAGCATCCTCGACCGGGAGTTTCCACAAGACCCTCACGAACAGCTACGGGGCGCCATCGGAGCTGTGTTCGGCAGCTGGATGAATCAACGCGCCATCACCTACCGTCGACTCAATGGGATTCCCGCCCACTGGGGCACCGCTGTCAACGTCCAGGCCATGGTCTTCGGCAACATGGGTGACGACTGCGCCACCGGCGTCTGTTTCACCCGCAATCCCTCCACCGGCGATAACCACTTCTACGGCGAGTATCTGGTCAACGCCCAGGGCGAAGATGTGGTGGCCGGCATCCGTACCCCACAGCCGCTCACCATCGCCGAACGTGAAGCCGGTGATGGTGATCTGCCGGCCATGGAGGAGGTGATGCCCGGTGTATTCGCCGAGCTGGACGCCATCCGCCACAAGCTCGAGCATCACTATCGCGACATGCAGGACATGGAGTTCACCATCCAGGGCGGCAAGTTGTGGATGCTGCAGACCCGCAACGGCAAGCGCACCGCGCGCGCGGCGCTGAAGATCGCCATCGATCTTTCCAACGAGGGATTGCTCACCCGTGAGGAGGCGGTGCAGCGTATCGACCCCGAACAGCTCAACCATCTGCTGCATCCCACCCTCGATCCCAAGGCGCTGCGTACGGTGATCGGCAAGGGTCTGCCTGCCTCCCCCGGTGCGGCAACCGGAAAGATCGTCTTCAACGCCGAAGACGCCGAGCATTGGCACGAACAGGGCGAGAAGGTGATTCTGGTGCGGATCGAGACCAGCCCCGAAGACATCGGTGGCATGCATGTCGCCCAGGGCATCCTCACCACGCGCGGCGGCATGACCAGCCATGCCGCGGTCGTGGCCCGTGGCATGGGTACACCCTGTGTCGCCGGGGCCGGCAGTCTCAAGGTCGACTACGAGACACAAACCCTCAGGGCGGGAGACACCCTCGTCAAGCAGGGCGAGATCATCACGCTCGACGGCTCGACGGGCCAGGTGATGCTCGGTGAAGTGGAGATGACCCAACCCGAACTCACTGGCGATTTCGGCGTGCTGATGGAGTGGGTCGATGCGATCCGCACGCTCACCGTACGCACCAATGCCGAGACGCCCAGAGACGCGGCTGCCGCACGCCAGTTCGGTGCCGAGGGCATCGGTCTGTGCCGCACCGAGCACATGTTCTTCGATCCACAGCGCATCGTGCACATGCGCCAGATGATCCTCTCCAGCACCGAACAGGAGCGGCGCGCGGCGCTGGCCCACCTCCTCCCCTATCAACGCCAGGATTTTCTCGAACTGTTCAAGATCATGGAGGGTCTGCCGGTCACCATTCGACTGCTCGATCCGCCGTTGCACGAGTTTCTGCCCTACAAGCGTGAAGAGATGGAGGAGGTTGCCGCCTCGGCCGGGGTCGATGTGGAAGTACTGCGCAGTCGCGCCATGGATCTGCACGAATCCAATCCGATGCTCGGCCATCGCGGCTGTCGTCTGGGTGTGACCTACCCGGAGATCTACGAGATGCAGGCCCGCGCCATCTTTGAAGCGGCCGCTGAGGAGACCAAAACCGGCAAGCCGGTAGTCCCCGAGATCATGATCCCACTGGTCGGCACCCGGAAGGAGCTGCAGCTGCTGAAAGAGGTAATCGACGACGTCGCCAAGGAGGTCATCGAGGAGACCGGCATCCAGATCCGTTACCTCGTCGGCACCATGATTGAACTGCCGCGTGCGGCGTTGCTTGCTGGTGAGATTGCCGAATGCGCCGAATTCTTCAGCTTCGGCACCAACGATCTGACCCAAACCACTTTTGGACTGTCACGCGACGATTCCGGGCGGTTTTTGCAGATCTACGAAGAGCGTGGCGTATTTGAAGCCGACCCCTTTGTCACCCTCGACCAGGAGGGCGTCGGCGAACTGATCCAGATCGCCGCCGAGCGCGGGCGGGCAACCCGCAGCTCACTCAAACTGGGGATCTGCGGCGAACACGGGGGAGACCCTGCCTCGATCCACTTCTGCCAGAAGGTGGGACTGGACTATGTCTCCTGCTCGCCCTTCCGCGTACCCATCGCGCGCCTGGCGGCAGCCCAAGCCACCCTGGCGCAATCCGAAGGATCGTGA